A part of Arachis hypogaea cultivar Tifrunner chromosome 12, arahy.Tifrunner.gnm2.J5K5, whole genome shotgun sequence genomic DNA contains:
- the LOC112730465 gene encoding uncharacterized protein gives MQPTERRYPQIEQLALTLVTTARRLRHYFQSHTIIVRTNQLLRQILTKPELAGRLTKWYVELSEFDIQFQSRSALKSQILADFVFELTPDDYHYNQTWELHIDGASNRERSGAGIVLKEGDTVMAEQSLQFHFSASNNQAEYEALIAGLKLALNLQVQSLTVHCDSLLVVQQIKGEFQVKDLLLERYWLIAKDLISKFDKFIILHMHREKNIRADILSKLATTRASTQTSTLSQLTLEKPSIKLLSITNINHLHDWRTPFLEYINARVIPRNEPNPQHFRRKASLYTNIAGELYRRGFSHPLLKCLDKNEANEVMNEVHEGVCGNHIGGQALAAKIIRTRYCWPTMKGDCITKVKNCNNCQKHAAISMKPAKVMHSMEVSWPFHRWGLDILVPFPTAPGETPFKLVYGLEALIPIEVGVPTFRTELYDQQHNINIRNAELNLAEEDMDIAAIKQRAMKQLIERRHNKKVVPRTFNEGDLVLRRTEEARRPPSHGKLAANWEGPFRISKVLGMGAYQLQTLQGEPISGNWNVSSLKLYRS, from the exons ATGCAACCAACAGAACGAAGATACCCACAAATTGAACAGCTGGCCTTAACACTGGTGACAACAGCGAGAAGACTCAGACACTACTTCCAGAGCCACACAATAATTGTAAGGACGAACCAACTGTTAAggcaaatattgacaaaaccagAACTGGCAGGACGATTGACCAAATGGTATGTCGAACTTTCTGAGTTCGATATCCAATTTCAATCAAGGTCGGCTTTGAAGTCACAAATCCTAGCAGACTTCGTTTTCGAGCTCACACCTGATGACTACCACTACAACCAGACCTGGGAATTACACATAGATGGAGCATCAAACCGAGAAAGAAGCGGAGCCGGGATAGTACTAAAGGAGGGAGACACAGTAATGGCCGAGCAATCCCTACAATTTCATTTCTCGGCAAGCAACAATCAGGCCGAATATGAGGCGCTCATAGCAGGACTTAAGCTCGCCCTCAACCTCCAAGTACAGAGCCTAACAGTACATTGTGATTCCCTATTGGTGGTTCaacaaatcaaaggagaattCCAAGTAAAAGATCTTTTGTTAGAACGGTATTGGCTCATAGCAAAGGATCTCATTTCAAAATTTGATAAATTCATCATATTACATATGCATAGAGAAAAGAACATCAGAGCAGACATATTATCTAAACTTGCCACTACTAGGGCAAGTACACAAACATCGACATTATCACAACTTACACTAGAGAAACCTAGCATCAAATTATTATCCATAACGAACATTAACCATCTCCACGACTGGAGAACACCTTTTCTCGAATACATTAATGCAAGGGTCATACCCAGAAATGAGCCTAACCCTCAACACTTCAGACGAAAAGCAAGTCTCTATACAAACATAGCAGGAGAATTGTACAGGCGTGGCTTTTCACACCCATTATTGAAATGCCTCGACAAAAATGAAGCGAATGAAGTAATGAACGAGGTCCACGAAGGCGTATGTGGAAACCACATAGGAGGACAAGCTCTGGCAGCAAAGATTATCCGAACAAGATATTGCTGGCCGACCATGAAGGGGGACTGCATAACAAAGGTCAAAAACTGCAACAATTGCCAAAAGCATGCCGCCATATCCATGAAGCCCGCCAAGGTAATGCACAGCATGGAGGTAAGCTGGCCCTTCCATAGATGGGGGCTCGATATCCTCGTCCCATTCCCAACAGCACCGG GCGAGACACCGTTCAAGCTGGTCTACGGATTAGAAGCACTAATTCCGATCGAAGTCGGCGTCCCTACATTTAGAACCGAGCTATACGATCAACAACACAATATCAACATAAGGAACGCCGAGCTTAATCTCGCCGAGGAAGACATGGACATAGCCGCCATCAAACAAAGAGCAATGAAACAACTAATTGAGAGAAGGCACAACAAAAAAGTGGTGCCAAGAACATTCAACGAGGGCGACCTAGTCCTCAGAAGAACAGAGGAAGCAAGGCGACCTCCATCACATGGTAAACTCGCCGCGAATTGGGAAGGACCATTCCGGATTTCAAAAGTGCTCGGAATGGGAGCTTACCAACTACAAACACTGCAAGGCGAGCCTATATCAGGAAACTGGAATGTATCTTCATTAAAGCTGTATAGATCATAA